From the genome of Papaver somniferum cultivar HN1 chromosome 2, ASM357369v1, whole genome shotgun sequence, one region includes:
- the LOC113350691 gene encoding uncharacterized protein LOC113350691, which produces MDKMHPASTLMIGRSSDVQKDPFRPKEDGEKVLGAEIPYLVYLKGTIDMGLFYPYEEVRKTASENATPFTETPNNVLVGFADAGYLSDPHKGRSQTGYVFTIGDTRYLGDRPSRLLWLSPRTTLRSLPYTRQFMKQGYIKGDNMKHISPKFFYNQQQQSLLKIQVSQVKSDENATGLFTKSLPRSTFEKHVKSIGLRKLSELP; this is translated from the exons ATGGACAAgatgcatcctgctagcactctcATGATTGGTCGAAGTTCAGATGTACAAAAGGatccatttcgtccaaaggaagatGGCGAAAAGGTATTGGGAGCTGAAATTCCCTACTTAGT ATACCTGAAAGGAACCATTGACATGGGTTTATTCTATCCCTATGAAGAAGTAAGAAAGACCGCTAGTGAAAATGCAACTCCCTTCACTGAAaccccaaataatgttttggttggttttgctgatgcTGGGTACCTCTCCGACCCACATAAAGGTCGGTCACAAACTGGTTATGTTTTCACCATTGGAGACACACGATATCTTGGAGATCGACCAAGCAGACTCTTGTGGCTATCTCCACGAACCACTCTGAGATCATTGCCTTACACGAGGCAGTTC ATGAAGCAAGGGTACATTAAGGGTGATAATATGAAACATATATCACCAAAGTTCTTTTACAATCAGCAACAACagtctcttctgaaaattcaagtcAGTCAAGTAAAATCTGATGAGAATGCGACAGGCCTATTTACTAAGTCATTGCCTAGATCGACTTTTGAAAAGCACGTCAAAAGTATCGGACTAAGAAAATTGTCTGAACTCCCTTGA
- the LOC113347025 gene encoding pyruvate dehydrogenase (acetyl-transferring) kinase, mitochondrial-like, with the protein MAAKKLSETYSKNLINELKKWGKMKRTGVSLRYMTEFGSRPTEKNLLISAQFLHKELAIRIARKALELEKLPYGLSEKPAVLKVRDWYVDSFSDVRSFKEISDTNDELAFTQTIKSIRLKHTSVAPTLALGVQQLKQDLGPKINIQDLSEIHQFLDRFYMSRIGIRMLIGQHVALHDPDPLPDCIGCIHTRMSPLEVARNASEDARSICLREYGSSPDVKIYGDHNFTFPYVPSHLHLMVFELVKNSLRAVQERFMDSDEVAPPIRIVVADGLQDVTIKISDEGGGIPRCDLPKLFSYLYSTAKSPLDENMTMSSSDAATMAGYGCGIPISRLYARYFGGDLQVISMEGYGTDAYLHLSRLGDSEEPLS; encoded by the exons ATGGCAGCTAAAAAATTATCTGAAACGTattcaaaaaatttaattaatgaaTTGAAAAAATGGGGTAAAATGAAAAGAACAGGAGTCAGTTTAAGATACATGACTGAGTTTGGATCAAGACCTACTGAAAAGAACTTACTCATTTCAGCTCAGTTTCTTCATAAAGAACTTGCTATTAGGATTGCTAGGAAAGCTCTTGAACTTGAGAAATTACCTTATGGATTGTCAGAGAAACCTGCTGTTTTGAAG GTTCGAGATTGGTATGTTGATTCGTTCAGTGATGTACGTTCCTTTAAAGAGATCAGCGACACTAATGATGAGTTAGCTTTTACACAAACGATTAAGTCAATCAGATTGAAACATACCTCAGTGGCTCCTACCTTGGCTTTAGGTGTTCAACAGCTGAAGCAAGACCTCggtccaaagatcaatatccaagatttgAGCGAAATTCATCAGTTTCTTGACCGATTTTACATGTCAAGAATTGGGATCCGTATGCTTATTG GTCAGCATGTAGCTTTGCACGACCCCGATCCACTACCTGATTGTATAGGTTGCATTCATACAAGAATGTCTCCCTTGGAGGTAGCGCGAAATGCTAGTGAGGATGCCCGTTCTATTTGCTTAAGAGAGTATGGAAGCTCACCTGATGTTAAAATCTATGGCGACCACAATTTTACATTCCC GTATGTTCCATCACACTTGCATCTTATGGTGTTTGAGTTGGTTAAGAACTCTTTACGTGCTGTTCAAGAGCGCTTCATGGATTCAGATGAGGTTGCACCTCCTATTAGAATAGTAGTTGCTGACGGGTTGCAGGATGTTACGATAAAG ATATCAGATGAGGGGGGTGGTATACCAAGATGTGATCTCCCAAAATTGTTTTCTTATCTTTATAGTACAGCTAAAAGCCCATTGGACGAAAACATGACTATGTCATCATCTGATGCGGCAACAATGGCTGGGTATGGATGTGGGATTCCTATAAGCCGTCTCTATGCTCGATATTTTGGAGGTGATCTACAAGTTATTTCCATGGAAGGATATG GAACTGATGCTTACCTCCATCTATCTCGTCTGGGTGATTCAGAAGAACCCTTGTCATGA
- the LOC113347027 gene encoding uncharacterized protein LOC113347027 isoform X2: MGGEVVIEGGAEAQYVNAKTSVWWDIENCHVPKGCEPHAIAQNISSALIKMNYCGAISISAYGDTNRIPMSVQHALSSTGITLNHVPAGVKDASDKKILVDMLFWAVDNPAPANYLLISGDRDFSNALHQLRLRRYNILIAQPMCASAPLLAAAKSVWLWTSLLAGGPPLKSGEASQLISNGNSLGNTDTHKNNSSEDPLQINDHVDHSSENFYAEDQNSFRNAGGVDYNKNKGKQVRRNPSQPNMSRTSSVPVGVQEGHYSNGGYPQRGYPQTKPHKEAPHEFFGANRPKSFSSGSIPNVSQPNSVPSHGSVLGSNPANPAPHEFYSGVNNPRPFMNGPIPSFSQANHNPIWNNGSNYPSSHQHHYPQQQRLNNFPYPSNFGPPSFHPHGPHPVPPRTNVHTIPSGPPTNIPEFKLSISENRNNTQYRPTGIQPEPKSHSKVDSANPNMNVPHLSMVQNTSSQASAPSSSTATANSPPENNSCGVTGKRVFSEYEQGLAGIVILALATLETDKMQPTEMNITDCIRHGDLKHSNIDVKKALDSAIEQEVVEKQTAGASQYYVPKGKKVWGCMNPLGGSLKQYPKPLWDGIQKFLTSPDGRSKIMATQSRLAAS; encoded by the exons ATGGGAGGAGAGGTGGTTATTGAAGGAGGTGCGGAAGCACAATATGTGAATGCAAAGACATCAGTATGGTGGGATATAGAGAATTGTCATGTACCTAAAGGATGTGAACCACATGCGATTGCACAGAATATAAGTTCTGCTCTTATTAAGATGAATTATTGTGGAGCGATTTCTATTTCTGCTTATGGTGATACTAATCGGATACCTATGTCTGTTCAACATGCTCTTTCCTCCACTGGAATCACTCTCAATCATGTTCCTGCTG GTGTGAAGGATGCTAGTGACAAAAAGATTCTTGTAGATATGTTGTTTTGGGCGGTGGACAATCCTGCACCCGCAAATTACTTGTTGATATCCGGTGATCGGGATTTCTCGAATGCGCTCCATCAATTACGTTTAAGGAGGTATAATATTCTTATAGCACAACCAATGTGTGCGTCTGCACCACTTCTTGCTGCGGCAAAGAGTGTTTGGCTTTGGACAAGCCTTTTAGCAGGAGGACCCCCACTTAAAAGTGGGGAAGCATCACAGTTGATTAGTAATGGGAATAGCTTAGGGAACACGGATACACACAAAAACAATAGTTCTGAAGACCCCTTGCAGATAAACGACCATGTAGATCATTCATCCGAAAACTTTTATGCAGAAGACCAGAACTCTTTTAGGAATGCTGGGGGTGTTGATTACAATAAAAATAAAGGGAAACAAGTTAGGAGGAACCCTAGTCAGCCAAATATGTCTAGAACGTCTAGTGTCCCGGTTGGTGTACAGGAAGGTCACTATAGTAATGGAGGTTACCCCCAACGTGGATATCCACAGACAAAGCCACATAAGGAAGCTCCTCATGAGTTCTTCGGTGCTAATAGGCCCAAATCTTTTTCAAGTGGGTCTATTCCCAATGTCAGTCAACCTAATTCCGTTCCATCTCATGGGTCTGTGCTCGGTTCCAATCCAGCTAATCCTGCTCCACATGAGTTCTACAGTGGTGTCAATAATCCTAGACCCTTCATGAATGGGCCTATTCCCAGTTTTAGTCAAGCTAATCATAATCCTATTTGGAATAACGGGAGTAACTATCCTAGCAGTCACCAGCATCACTATCCCCAACAACAAAGACTGAATAACTTTCCGTATCCTTCAAACTTTGGTCCCCCAAGTTTCCATCCACATGGTCCACATCCAGTACCTCCTAGAACTAATGTACACACCATTCCTTCAGGTCCTCCTACAAATATTCCTGAATTTAAATTAAGTATTTCTGAAAACCGCAACAATACACAGTATCGTCCCACTGGCATCCAGCCAGAGCCAAAATCACATTCTAAGGTGGATTCTGCAAACCCAAACATGAATGTACCACATCTATCTATGGTGCAGAACACCTCCAGTCAAGCCTCTGCCCCCTCGTCTTCTACTGCGACTGCTAACAGCCCTCCGGAGAATAACTCGTGCGGGGTTACAGGAAAGCGAGTGTTTTCGGAATATGAACAAGGTCTTGCAGGGATTGTTATACTTGCTTTGGCTACCTTAGAAACAGACAAGATGCAACCAACTGAAATGAATATAACTGATTGTATTCGCCATGGTGATCTTAAACACAGTAATATAGACGTTAAGAAAGCCCTAGATTCTGCTATTGAGCAAGAGGTGGTTGAAAAACAGACTGCTGGTGCCTCACAATATTATGTTCCTAAAGGTAAGAAGGTCTGGGGATGCATGAATCCCCTAGGTGGCAGTCTCAAACAGTACCCAAAACCTTTATGGGACGGAATCCAGAAATTTCTTACATCTCCTGACGGGCGGTCTAAAATTATGGCTACTCAAAGCAG